In a genomic window of Pontibacter liquoris:
- a CDS encoding DUF2249 domain-containing protein — MNLAATTKIAAILKANPAALEAIAGISSHFEKLRNPLLRKLLASRVSIADAARIGGCQVEDFYRELAPLGFTVAKSAATENTETAPSAATVQKPAFLQELAPDQLLVLDVRQQIAGGSDPFRLIMDAVNTLPATGTLLLINTFEPTPLLAILEKKGFRHFVEILGPDLVHTYFWKDTALVAPAPELTTTETEGATFEELLTAYAGKIRSVDVRGLEMPQPMVTILQRLAQLPDREALYVHHKRVPQFLLPQLQERGFAVSIKDAGAGDVYLLIYKK; from the coding sequence ATGAACCTTGCTGCCACTACCAAGATCGCGGCCATTCTGAAGGCCAACCCGGCAGCTTTGGAAGCCATTGCCGGCATCAGCAGCCATTTTGAAAAACTGCGCAACCCGCTGCTGCGCAAGCTGCTGGCCTCGCGTGTAAGTATAGCCGATGCTGCCCGCATTGGCGGCTGCCAGGTAGAGGATTTTTACCGGGAGCTGGCTCCGCTCGGCTTTACGGTTGCTAAATCTGCAGCAACTGAAAACACAGAAACAGCTCCGTCAGCGGCAACTGTTCAAAAACCGGCATTTCTGCAGGAGTTGGCACCGGATCAACTCCTCGTTCTGGATGTGCGCCAGCAGATCGCAGGTGGCAGCGACCCTTTTCGGCTTATCATGGATGCAGTGAACACGCTGCCTGCCACGGGCACGCTGCTGCTGATCAATACCTTTGAACCTACCCCGCTGCTGGCTATCCTGGAAAAGAAAGGCTTCCGGCATTTTGTGGAGATTCTCGGCCCGGACCTGGTGCATACTTACTTCTGGAAAGATACAGCGCTCGTGGCACCCGCCCCGGAACTAACTACCACAGAAACGGAGGGAGCAACTTTTGAAGAACTGCTCACGGCCTATGCCGGCAAGATACGCTCCGTAGATGTGCGCGGACTGGAAATGCCGCAGCCCATGGTCACCATCCTGCAACGGCTGGCGCAACTCCCCGACAGGGAAGCACTGTATGTGCACCACAAACGGGTGCCGCAGTTCCTGCTGCCTCAGTTGCAGGAGCGGGGCTTTGCTGTAAGTATAAAAGATGCGGGTGCCGGCGACGTATACCTGCTGATCTATAAAAAATAA
- a CDS encoding hemerythrin domain-containing protein — protein sequence MEKSEKTPLKRDKTLVPLSREHHFGLLFCWKLRQGLKNGADLQQMRAYVRYFWDNILHEHCQEEEWLLRRLLVVNDTLRIRIEEEHRLLEAIIRLICDGEHLQSRLFDTLQQDLNDHIRWEERTLFPYLQTVADPEELQLAGKLLAKRHTSHTDDFAPEFWVNPVPETKP from the coding sequence ATGGAAAAGTCTGAAAAAACGCCCCTGAAAAGAGATAAAACCCTGGTGCCACTTTCCCGCGAGCACCATTTTGGCCTGCTATTTTGCTGGAAACTGCGGCAGGGCCTCAAGAATGGCGCCGACCTGCAACAGATGCGCGCCTATGTGCGCTATTTCTGGGATAATATCCTGCACGAGCATTGCCAGGAGGAAGAATGGTTGCTGCGCCGGCTGCTGGTGGTCAACGATACGCTGCGCATCCGCATAGAAGAGGAGCATCGCCTGCTGGAGGCGATCATCCGGCTGATCTGTGATGGGGAACACCTGCAGAGCCGCTTGTTCGATACCCTGCAGCAGGACCTCAACGACCATATCCGCTGGGAAGAACGCACACTGTTTCCGTACCTGCAGACGGTCGCCGACCCCGAAGAGCTGCAACTGGCCGGCAAGCTGCTGGCGAAGCGGCACACCAGTCACACTGATGATTTTGCTCCCGAATTCTGGGTGAATCCTGTTCCCGAAACCAAGCCATGA
- the ric gene encoding iron-sulfur cluster repair di-iron protein: MENTATTEIIDVTVIEPRLKHPTIFDRFDNLKGGESLIIHNDHDPKPVYYQLLGERGNIFKWQYLEQGPEIWEVLITKLNLEAGETVGELVAKDFRKAQVFKKYGIDFCCGGKKSIKQVCEEKGIDSSKVEQELNALPDTATGNETDYASWEPSFLADYIVNVHHKYVREAIPALYEYTAKIARVHGSRHPELLEIAKHFTNVANELEAHMPKEERILFPFIKQLYEAKKNGVKLDAPAFGSIQNPINMMEMEHEIAGNDMEAIRTLSNDFTLPADACATYTVAFKKLQEFEDDLHRHIHLENNILFPKALEMEKEVIK; encoded by the coding sequence ATGGAAAATACCGCAACAACAGAAATAATAGACGTGACTGTGATCGAACCACGGTTAAAGCATCCCACCATCTTCGACCGGTTTGATAACCTGAAGGGTGGCGAAAGTTTGATCATCCACAACGACCACGACCCCAAGCCGGTGTATTACCAGCTGCTAGGCGAGCGCGGCAACATTTTTAAATGGCAGTACCTGGAGCAGGGCCCCGAGATTTGGGAAGTGCTCATAACCAAACTGAACCTGGAAGCCGGCGAAACTGTGGGCGAGCTGGTAGCCAAAGATTTCCGCAAGGCGCAGGTATTTAAGAAGTATGGCATTGATTTCTGCTGCGGCGGCAAAAAATCCATCAAGCAGGTGTGCGAGGAAAAAGGTATCGATTCCAGCAAAGTAGAGCAGGAGCTGAACGCGCTGCCTGATACTGCTACTGGTAACGAAACCGATTATGCCAGCTGGGAGCCTTCTTTCCTGGCCGATTACATCGTGAACGTGCACCACAAGTATGTGCGCGAAGCGATTCCGGCACTTTATGAGTATACCGCTAAAATTGCCCGCGTGCACGGCTCCCGGCATCCCGAGCTGCTCGAGATCGCCAAGCATTTTACCAACGTAGCCAACGAGCTCGAAGCGCATATGCCCAAGGAGGAACGCATTCTTTTCCCGTTCATCAAGCAGCTGTACGAAGCAAAGAAAAACGGCGTCAAGCTCGATGCACCCGCTTTTGGCTCCATCCAGAACCCGATCAATATGATGGAAATGGAGCACGAAATAGCCGGCAACGATATGGAAGCGATCCGTACGCTGAGCAACGATTTTACCTTGCCGGCCGATGCCTGCGCCACCTACACGGTAGCCTTTAAAAAGCTGCAGGAGTTTGAAGACGATCTGCACCGCCATATCCACCTCGAGAACAACATCCTGTTCCCGAAAGCCCTAGAGATGGAAAAAGAAGTGATCAAGTAA
- a CDS encoding vitamin B12-dependent ribonucleotide reductase yields MAKATPASKGLTISRLFTKSGTSPFDLFRYERRSSTIRTPDGKVVAERNEVEVPVGWSQIATDILAQKYLRQAGVPQPDGSTGAETSVKQVVHRLANCWKVWGLRHGYFQTKADATAFYDELVFLLLGQYAAPNSPQWFNTGLYESYGLKGKAQGHFYVDPDTGTLQESSSAYERPQPHACFILGVSDDLVNKGGIMDLWVQEGRIFKYGSGVGTNFSTIRGKDEPLGGGGSSSGLMSFLKIGDRAAGAIKSGGTTRRAAKMVCLDLDHPEIEAFINWKKEEERKVAALIAGGYSADYDGEAYQTVSGQNSNNSVRVPDAFMEALQKGEDWALTARTDHSEMKRIPARQLWQQIADAAWACADPGLQFDTTINDWHTCPAEGPIRASNPCSEYMFLDNTACNLASLNLLKFYDTETQLFDVTAFAHACRLWTVALEISVLMAQFPSEEVAQRSYDYRTIGLGYANLGALLMVQGLPYNSAQARNTAAAITALMTGTAYKTSAEMAALLGAFAKYAPNKEAMLRVMRNHRYAAYNQSDKYENLHIAPQGLDEAHCPPYLVQAARHAWDEALQQGLKYGYRNAQATVIAPTGTIGLLMDCDTTGVEPDFALVKYKKLAGGGYFKIINQSIPAALARLGYTSEEQAAIVNYAKGHATLQGAPHLNAQALAQLGFTAPDQATLEAALPTAYDIEALFSTYTLGEDCLQRLGFAPAQYVQPTFSLLQALGFTAKQVADMNDYCCGTMTVEGAPFLKPEHYPVFDCANRCGHKGSRYSLPEGHIRMMASVQPFISGAISKTINLPHETTVAAVARCYELSWEMGLKACSLYRDGSKLSQPLSAKNTSTQTSEQTAAEVTPIELNHDAEQVLQAAKAILADAGQAGFRQQLAHLVERHKLPDKRKGFTQKAKIDGHTVYIRTGEYADGTLGEIFIDMYKEGASFRSILNCFAIAVSLGLQYGVPLEEFVNRFTFTRFEPAGRVEHPNIKSATSVFDYLFRLLGYEYLNRSDLVHVQQEKQPEPQAPERQSAAPVAASINKANASYQVVTQSRTLLMEQTQQVLASMMGDAPICNTCGHITIRSGTCYKCLNCGNSLGCS; encoded by the coding sequence ATGGCAAAAGCTACCCCCGCTTCAAAAGGCCTGACCATTTCCAGGCTGTTTACCAAATCAGGCACCAGCCCCTTCGACCTGTTCCGCTACGAGCGCCGCTCCTCCACCATCCGCACGCCCGATGGTAAGGTGGTAGCCGAGCGAAATGAAGTGGAAGTACCGGTCGGCTGGTCGCAGATCGCCACCGATATTTTAGCCCAGAAGTACCTGCGCCAGGCAGGCGTGCCGCAGCCCGATGGCAGCACCGGCGCCGAAACCTCTGTAAAACAGGTGGTACACCGCCTGGCCAACTGCTGGAAAGTATGGGGCCTGCGGCATGGTTATTTCCAGACCAAAGCGGATGCAACGGCATTTTATGATGAGCTGGTCTTCCTGCTACTTGGCCAGTATGCCGCCCCCAATTCGCCGCAATGGTTTAACACCGGCCTCTATGAAAGCTATGGTCTGAAAGGCAAGGCACAGGGCCACTTTTATGTAGACCCCGACACCGGCACCCTGCAGGAGTCGTCCTCGGCGTATGAGCGGCCGCAGCCCCATGCCTGCTTTATACTTGGCGTATCAGACGACCTGGTAAACAAAGGCGGCATTATGGACCTGTGGGTGCAGGAAGGGCGCATTTTCAAGTATGGCTCGGGCGTGGGCACAAACTTCTCTACCATCCGGGGCAAAGACGAGCCGCTGGGCGGTGGCGGCAGCTCCTCCGGCCTGATGTCGTTTCTGAAGATCGGCGACCGGGCGGCAGGCGCGATCAAATCCGGGGGAACCACGCGGCGGGCAGCCAAAATGGTGTGCCTGGACCTGGATCACCCCGAGATCGAGGCCTTCATTAACTGGAAAAAAGAAGAGGAGCGCAAAGTGGCCGCCTTAATTGCTGGCGGCTATAGTGCCGATTACGACGGTGAAGCGTACCAAACCGTTTCGGGGCAAAACTCCAATAACTCGGTGCGTGTGCCCGATGCTTTTATGGAAGCGCTGCAAAAAGGGGAAGACTGGGCGCTGACTGCCCGTACCGATCACAGCGAGATGAAACGCATTCCGGCCCGGCAGCTCTGGCAGCAGATTGCCGATGCGGCCTGGGCCTGCGCCGACCCAGGGCTGCAGTTCGACACCACCATCAACGACTGGCATACCTGCCCTGCCGAAGGCCCGATCCGTGCTTCGAACCCCTGCTCGGAGTACATGTTCCTGGATAATACGGCCTGCAACCTCGCGTCGCTCAACCTGCTCAAATTCTACGATACCGAAACGCAGCTTTTTGATGTGACAGCCTTTGCACATGCCTGCCGCCTATGGACGGTGGCGCTGGAAATATCGGTGCTGATGGCGCAGTTCCCATCCGAAGAAGTGGCACAACGCTCCTACGATTACCGCACCATTGGTTTGGGCTATGCCAACCTGGGGGCGCTGCTGATGGTGCAGGGCCTGCCCTACAACAGCGCGCAGGCCCGCAATACGGCAGCCGCTATCACGGCACTGATGACGGGTACGGCCTATAAAACATCCGCAGAAATGGCCGCCCTGCTCGGTGCTTTCGCAAAGTATGCTCCTAATAAAGAGGCGATGCTGCGCGTGATGCGCAACCACCGCTATGCCGCCTACAACCAGTCTGACAAGTATGAGAACCTGCATATTGCGCCGCAGGGACTGGACGAGGCCCATTGTCCGCCTTATTTAGTGCAGGCTGCCCGCCATGCCTGGGACGAAGCGCTGCAACAGGGTCTGAAGTATGGCTACCGCAATGCGCAGGCCACCGTTATCGCCCCAACAGGCACTATCGGCCTGCTGATGGATTGCGACACAACCGGCGTAGAACCTGATTTTGCGCTGGTAAAGTATAAAAAGCTGGCGGGTGGGGGCTATTTCAAGATCATCAACCAAAGTATACCCGCTGCCCTGGCGCGGCTGGGTTATACTTCAGAAGAGCAGGCCGCTATTGTAAACTATGCCAAAGGGCATGCTACCCTGCAAGGCGCACCGCACCTGAACGCGCAGGCGCTGGCGCAGCTTGGCTTTACGGCCCCGGACCAGGCTACCCTGGAGGCGGCGCTTCCGACAGCTTACGATATTGAGGCGCTTTTTAGTACGTATACCTTGGGTGAAGACTGCCTGCAGCGGCTGGGGTTCGCGCCTGCACAGTACGTGCAGCCAACTTTCAGCCTGCTGCAGGCACTGGGCTTTACGGCAAAGCAGGTAGCCGATATGAACGACTACTGCTGCGGTACCATGACGGTAGAGGGTGCCCCTTTCCTGAAACCCGAGCATTACCCGGTGTTCGACTGCGCCAACCGCTGCGGCCACAAAGGCAGCCGCTACAGTCTGCCCGAGGGCCACATCCGGATGATGGCTTCGGTGCAGCCCTTTATCTCGGGGGCCATCTCCAAAACCATCAACCTGCCGCACGAAACCACGGTGGCAGCAGTGGCCCGGTGCTACGAGCTGTCGTGGGAAATGGGCCTGAAAGCCTGCTCGCTGTACCGGGATGGCAGCAAACTCTCACAGCCGCTTTCCGCTAAAAATACCAGCACCCAAACCAGTGAACAGACCGCGGCAGAGGTAACGCCAATTGAGCTGAACCATGATGCCGAACAGGTACTGCAGGCGGCCAAAGCCATCCTGGCCGATGCCGGCCAGGCGGGTTTCCGGCAGCAACTCGCCCATTTGGTAGAGCGCCACAAACTGCCCGACAAGCGCAAAGGCTTCACCCAGAAAGCAAAGATAGACGGCCACACTGTATATATCCGCACCGGCGAGTATGCCGACGGCACGCTGGGAGAGATCTTCATCGACATGTATAAAGAAGGGGCTTCGTTCCGCTCCATTCTCAATTGCTTTGCCATTGCCGTATCGCTGGGGCTGCAGTATGGCGTGCCGCTGGAGGAGTTCGTGAACCGCTTTACTTTTACCCGTTTCGAGCCGGCAGGCCGCGTGGAGCACCCCAACATTAAATCGGCCACCTCGGTGTTCGATTACCTGTTCCGGCTGCTGGGCTATGAGTACCTGAACCGCAGCGACCTGGTGCATGTGCAGCAAGAGAAACAGCCCGAACCGCAGGCACCAGAACGCCAATCGGCCGCACCGGTGGCTGCAAGCATCAATAAAGCAAATGCCAGCTACCAGGTCGTGACGCAAAGCCGTACCCTCCTGATGGAGCAGACCCAGCAGGTGCTGGCCAGCATGATGGGCGACGCCCCGATCTGCAATACCTGCGGCCATATTACCATCCGCTCCGGCACCTGCTACAAATGCCTTAACTGCGG